A stretch of Sulfurimonas autotrophica DSM 16294 DNA encodes these proteins:
- the atpG gene encoding ATP synthase F1 subunit gamma, translating into MANLKDIQRQIKSVSNTQKTTRAMKLVSTAKLRRAEELAKRSRLYAQKMNQVIAEIAGRIDCNKIGGLENRCFTEIENPKMVDIIFVTADKGLCGGFNIQTIKAVNKLLKEYKDKNVKVRLRGIGKKGIEYFKYNEVEMFDTVANLSSKPDKTRSDEFIITSIQDYKEGKTDAIHIVYNGYKNMITQELHVNKVLPVDVKDFDCQKVQSKSMMEVEAEDEEKMLDSLVEKYVNYNMYYSLIDSVAAEHSARMQAMDTATNNAKEMVKSLNVQYNKARQAAITTELIEIISGVESMK; encoded by the coding sequence ATGGCAAACTTGAAAGATATTCAAAGACAGATTAAGAGTGTTTCTAACACTCAAAAGACGACTCGTGCGATGAAACTTGTATCGACTGCAAAGCTTCGCCGTGCAGAAGAGCTTGCAAAACGCTCTCGTCTTTATGCTCAAAAAATGAATCAGGTAATTGCCGAAATAGCTGGACGCATCGACTGTAACAAAATTGGAGGATTAGAAAATCGCTGTTTTACAGAGATTGAAAATCCAAAAATGGTTGACATTATTTTTGTAACTGCAGATAAAGGTTTATGTGGAGGTTTTAATATTCAAACAATTAAAGCCGTCAACAAACTTTTAAAAGAGTACAAAGATAAAAACGTAAAAGTGCGTTTACGTGGAATCGGTAAAAAAGGTATAGAATACTTTAAATATAATGAAGTGGAAATGTTTGACACTGTCGCTAATTTAAGTTCTAAACCGGATAAGACGAGGTCTGATGAATTTATTATAACTTCTATCCAAGACTATAAAGAGGGAAAAACTGACGCCATTCATATTGTATATAATGGTTATAAAAACATGATAACACAAGAGTTACATGTAAACAAGGTTTTACCTGTTGATGTTAAAGATTTTGACTGTCAAAAAGTGCAGTCAAAATCTATGATGGAAGTTGAAGCAGAAGATGAAGAGAAAATGCTTGATTCTTTGGTTGAAAAGTATGTGAACTATAATATGTACTACTCTTTAATTGATTCGGTTGCGGCAGAACATTCTGCACGTATGCAGGCTATGGATACGGCAACGAACAATGCAAAAGAGATGGTAAAAAGTTTAAATGTACAATACAATAAAGCGCGTCAAGCCGCTATTACTACAGAGCTGATAGAAATTATCAGCGGTGTGGAGTCTATGAAATAA